The nucleotide window GGCCGGCACGCCGCCGTGCGCGAGCGCGCCGGCGATGGCCCTCCCGCCAAGCTGCATCGCGCTCAGTGGGGCGAGCCCACCACCGAACTTGCCAACGGGCGTGCGGGCATAGCCGACGACGACGACCTCGTTCACGACGGTCCTCCCTGGGAGATCAAGCCCCGGCGTACCGCCACGACGAGGCGCTCGCAGCCATCGTAGGGCCGCTCGGGGAGCAGGACCGAACCGGCCGGCCGGGGCCGGCGACCGCGGCTCAGCGCGTCGGGCCGGCCGGTGCCCCGAACGCCAGCAACGCCTCGAACGACGGGGCGTCCCCAGCACGCAACTGGGCCTGGACCCGGCGCATCACGTCGCCGACGGGCCACGACGACAGGGAGGTTGCGGTCGGCGTCTGGGGCGAGGTGGCGGTGAGGTCGTCCATGGGGCAAAGGTGCCCCGCCGCGTGCGGTTCGGCGAGCAGCTCGAGTGCGAACCGTGCGAACCCGAGTTCGCGCGGCGCGGGCGCGCGTCCAGGCGATCGCCCCGGCGGTTGGGACCGCCGCTGCGGACCCGGCAGGATGGGCGACAGCCGGAGCACCGGCGACGACGACGACCCCGAAGGAGCGCGCGCCATGCAGGTGACCCGCATCGACCAGATCGCGATCGCCGTTCCGGATCTCGACGAGGCGCTGGCCTTCTACGAGCGTGCGTTCGGCCTGACGCCCGACTCGCGCGAACGCGTCGACTCCGACGGGGTCGAGGAGGCGATGCTCGACGTCGGTGGCGTGTACCTGCAGCTGCTGCAGCCCACCCGCGACGACTCCCCGATCGCGAAGTTCCTGGCCAAGAACGGCCCGGGGCTGCACCACCTCGGCTTCGGGGTCGCCGACGTCGCCGACGCCCTCGATCATCTCCGCGACCAGGACGTCCGCCTCATCG belongs to Egicoccus sp. AB-alg6-2 and includes:
- the mce gene encoding methylmalonyl-CoA epimerase — its product is MQVTRIDQIAIAVPDLDEALAFYERAFGLTPDSRERVDSDGVEEAMLDVGGVYLQLLQPTRDDSPIAKFLAKNGPGLHHLGFGVADVADALDHLRDQDVRLIDEEPRPGGGGHTVAFVHPKGTGGVLVELVEDHGAA